From Candidatus Binataceae bacterium, the proteins below share one genomic window:
- a CDS encoding sulfotransferase, protein MNALPNFFIIGARRCGTTALAQYLAEHPAILFYPTEPNFFCPDVELEPRDRASEAEYYGFFAAARPQHLALGEKSVTYMNSTVAAGRIFRLQPGARFIAIVRNPLEMAYSWYVWNRRRAFEPAPTFEQAWRLQVERKAGRAVPHNCPTPSFLQYGELCRVGAQLQRWYEQVPAEHLRLVLFEDFAAAPADIYEDTLRFLGLPSDGREHFPIVNEGIYPRSVRLQRLLLLARRGSQGLKRALGVERGFGALSKVEAALATPRLPLSPTFRAELAEFFAADVALVSRLAGRDLSYWLGAGAGAPGGGSSKDRRGASPPGAEREAPRRKQAPPSWHKT, encoded by the coding sequence ATGAATGCGCTGCCCAACTTCTTCATTATCGGCGCGCGCCGGTGCGGCACCACGGCGCTGGCGCAGTACCTCGCGGAGCATCCGGCGATTTTATTCTATCCGACCGAGCCCAACTTCTTCTGCCCCGACGTCGAGCTGGAGCCGCGCGACCGGGCGAGCGAAGCGGAATATTACGGCTTTTTCGCGGCCGCGCGACCGCAGCATCTGGCGCTCGGCGAAAAGTCGGTGACCTACATGAACTCGACGGTCGCCGCCGGCCGGATTTTTCGCTTGCAGCCGGGTGCTCGTTTCATCGCCATCGTCCGCAACCCGCTCGAGATGGCGTACTCCTGGTACGTGTGGAACCGCCGGCGCGCGTTCGAACCCGCCCCGACCTTCGAGCAGGCGTGGAGACTGCAGGTCGAACGGAAGGCCGGGCGGGCGGTGCCTCACAACTGTCCGACGCCCTCCTTTCTGCAGTACGGCGAGTTGTGTCGGGTGGGCGCCCAGCTTCAGCGCTGGTACGAACAGGTGCCCGCCGAGCATCTTCGGCTGGTGCTATTCGAGGACTTCGCCGCCGCGCCGGCAGACATATACGAGGATACGCTTCGCTTTCTGGGTCTCCCCTCTGACGGCCGCGAGCACTTTCCCATCGTCAACGAAGGGATATATCCGCGCTCGGTCCGCCTGCAGCGCTTGCTCCTGCTCGCCAGGCGTGGTTCGCAGGGGCTCAAGCGGGCACTCGGCGTGGAGCGCGGATTCGGCGCTCTGTCGAAAGTCGAAGCGGCGCTTGCCACGCCCCGCCTGCCGCTGTCTCCCACTTTCAGGGCCGAACTGGCGGAGTTCTTCGCCGCCGACGTCGCCCTTGTATCCCGGCTTGCCGGGCGCGACCTGTCGTATTGGCTTGGCGCCGGAGCCGGCGCTCCCGGGGGCGGGTCGAGCAAAGATAGACGGGGAGCCTCGCCGCCCGGGGCGGAGCGCGAGGCACCGCGCAGAAAGCAAGCGCCCCCAAGCTGGCACAAAACGTGA
- a CDS encoding class I SAM-dependent methyltransferase, with product MTVAIGMPRVLAGKLLLALLSREQEFLNRRFVEWALAAAPRRKRRALALRLLALSPHFSDRPFGAVLKLGALEREFARNAATRRAIHEALIRPRVAPSMRVLDFGCGPGYLAKAVSADVSEVIAVDVSRGVIACAALLNPASNITYSINHRSDLRFIGTSSIDLIYSFAVIQHLETRIAADFFREFYRVLRPGGQTLCHLVLGPGEGDRRELRGWEKWLRLRQVRLAPAEAERMARDGGFDRVRLVPIRELARIDDDVGRQHLMLLEKAVGPSWAPANAPAESDAAQ from the coding sequence GTGACGGTCGCGATCGGAATGCCGCGTGTGCTGGCAGGCAAGCTCCTGTTGGCGCTGCTTTCGCGCGAACAGGAGTTCCTGAACCGGCGCTTCGTGGAATGGGCGCTCGCCGCCGCGCCAAGGCGCAAGCGAAGAGCGTTGGCTTTGAGGCTGCTCGCGCTTAGCCCCCATTTCTCGGACCGGCCGTTCGGCGCGGTGCTGAAGCTCGGGGCGTTGGAGCGTGAGTTCGCGCGCAATGCCGCTACTCGGCGGGCGATTCACGAAGCCCTGATCAGGCCGCGGGTGGCGCCGTCGATGCGCGTGCTGGACTTCGGATGCGGCCCGGGCTATCTGGCCAAGGCGGTCAGCGCCGACGTCTCCGAAGTGATCGCTGTCGACGTGTCTCGCGGGGTGATCGCATGCGCCGCGCTGCTCAATCCGGCCTCGAACATTACCTATTCCATCAACCACCGCTCCGACCTCCGCTTCATCGGGACTTCAAGCATCGACCTGATCTATTCGTTCGCAGTGATTCAGCACCTCGAGACGCGGATCGCCGCCGATTTCTTTCGGGAGTTTTACCGAGTCCTGCGGCCGGGCGGCCAGACATTGTGCCATCTCGTGCTCGGTCCGGGAGAAGGCGACAGGCGCGAGCTTCGGGGCTGGGAGAAATGGCTCAGGCTCAGGCAGGTTCGGCTCGCCCCCGCCGAGGCTGAGCGCATGGCGCGCGATGGCGGTTTCGATCGCGTTCGGCTTGTGCCAATACGCGAGCTGGCCCGGATCGATGACGACGTGGGCCGCCAGCATCTGATGCTGCTTGAAAAGGCCGTCGGCCCCTCATGGGCGCCTGCCAATGCGCCGGCCGAAAGCGACGCCGCCCAGTGA
- a CDS encoding glycosyltransferase, with the protein MSDTSAYRPTSPFFVEAAAQLAQKDAGEFSYEFCDEAPFDKGGSRLLQRIARRIARRPPVDCAAINRRFLTQAVAFRPDLILICKGAFLTRATLARVKAATGAALINYATDDPFNSRVSPPGQIETIPLYDLYVCTKWAIMKDVVRAGCSNVMYLPFGYQPSVHFPEPPASAEERRRFDSDVVFIGSYDRERIVFFRHLLKQIPSLKLALYGGQWNRSLRLRRYWRGFALGRDFRLALAGARIAVNLVRHANRDTHSMRSFELPACGCFMLAERADEHLALFQDEHEGAYFSSPQEFAAKVRYYLAHERERAEIAQAQYLRVTTGGHTYGDRLAAILAAAKGLSRKEKSVQPRAAEAMNRQIAIGARERTGYP; encoded by the coding sequence TTGTCTGACACGAGCGCCTACCGCCCCACCAGTCCGTTCTTCGTGGAAGCGGCTGCACAACTGGCGCAAAAAGACGCCGGCGAGTTCAGCTACGAGTTCTGCGATGAAGCTCCGTTCGATAAGGGCGGGAGCCGTCTGCTGCAACGCATCGCGCGGCGCATCGCGCGCCGCCCTCCAGTCGATTGCGCGGCAATCAATCGCCGCTTTCTTACGCAGGCGGTCGCGTTTCGCCCCGACCTGATCCTGATTTGCAAGGGGGCCTTTCTGACTCGCGCGACTCTGGCTCGGGTCAAAGCCGCCACCGGCGCAGCCCTGATCAATTACGCGACCGACGACCCCTTCAATTCCAGAGTCAGCCCGCCGGGCCAGATCGAGACGATCCCGCTTTACGACCTTTACGTATGCACCAAGTGGGCGATCATGAAGGACGTCGTCAGAGCCGGATGCTCCAACGTCATGTATCTCCCGTTTGGCTACCAGCCGTCGGTGCATTTTCCCGAGCCGCCCGCGAGCGCCGAAGAGCGCCGGCGCTTCGATTCCGACGTGGTCTTCATCGGTTCGTATGATCGCGAGCGGATTGTCTTCTTCAGGCACCTCCTCAAGCAAATCCCGAGTCTGAAGCTTGCGCTTTACGGAGGTCAGTGGAACCGCAGCCTTCGATTGCGCCGCTATTGGCGAGGTTTCGCGCTGGGGCGCGATTTTCGATTGGCGTTGGCAGGCGCCAGGATCGCCGTCAACCTGGTGCGGCACGCCAACCGCGACACGCACTCGATGCGCAGCTTCGAGCTTCCGGCCTGCGGCTGCTTCATGCTGGCCGAGCGCGCCGATGAACATCTGGCGCTGTTCCAGGACGAGCACGAAGGCGCGTACTTCTCCTCGCCCCAGGAGTTCGCGGCGAAGGTCCGCTACTACCTGGCTCACGAGCGCGAGCGAGCCGAAATCGCGCAAGCGCAATATCTGCGCGTGACCACCGGGGGGCACACCTACGGCGACCGGCTGGCGGCGATCCTCGCCGCGGCGAAAGGCCTTTCGCGGAAAGAAAAGTCGGTTCAACCGAGAGCGGCGGAAGCGATGAACCGCCAAATTGCAATTGGCGCTCGCGAGCGGACCGGCTATCCATGA